The Pocillopora verrucosa isolate sample1 chromosome 14, ASM3666991v2, whole genome shotgun sequence genome has a segment encoding these proteins:
- the LOC131789743 gene encoding uncharacterized protein isoform X3, with the protein MFGSSQNTTFGTGANRPSMFGSSQNTTFGTGANRPSMFGSSQNTTFGTGANRPSMFGSSQNTTFGTGANRPSMFGSSQNTTFGTGATFSSGLSSGSTSNLFGGFGSTAAPGLFGQESTTQEKSSNSGTDVKFIVVKGTDSIIENGITINMSVGYQCITFMSTYNRKSLEELRIEDYYNTGRACIPAEAEENSSEEPSEFEKALEKQKKYICPEHDEVLKVYCHTDNCLICLVCQAYGEHTDHKCELVVNMATGAREELFSETKKLEDHFELIKKSRRKLKDKKDSILQTQLYLRDRVAKHMALLRTCLNSGERALKSEIDDKTNEKIAPMDAQDRVMANVEEKCDLAYSLIEKCKKNDTALVEEKPNIFKLIEEVSSFIQKCELESVETDSLTCYFEYKLFDMLKTQIGGVRVLKPGKKEGSIYGFNEHEMLEEGKTKDAEVQTDADDHQERTDHAHSEISPQGLDVAVDFGAVGGKTSLLMDPDLPISTDSQSSSDVITGLLDGILEKVDRLAVADGDDDIAGDKQEIETDD; encoded by the exons ATGTTTGGATCTTCGCAAAATACAACCTTTGGCACAGGAGCAA ATCGTCCGAGCATGTTTGGATCTTCGCAAAATACAACCTTTGGCACAGGAGCAA ATCGTCCGAGCATGTTTGGATCTTCGCAAAATACAACCTTTGGCACAGGAGCAA ATCGTCCGAGCATGTTTGGATCTTCGCAAAATACAACCTTTGGCACAGGAGCAA ATCGTCCGAGCATGTTTGGATCTTCGCAAAATACAACCTTTGGCACAGGAGCAA CTTTTTCAAGTGGCTTGTCCTCCGGAAGTACATCCAACTTGTTTGGAGGGTTTGGAAGTACAGCTGCTCCAGGTCTTTTTGGACAAGAATCAACTACTCAGG AAAAATCAAGTAACAGTGGGACAGATGTTAAGTTCATT GTTGTCAAAGGCACTGACTCTATCATTGAGAATGGCATAACCATCAACATGAGTGTCGGATATCAATGTATCACTTTTATGTCAACTTATAATAGGAAGAGCTTAGAG GAGCTCAGAATAGAAGATTACTATAACACAGGGCGCGCATGTATACCAGCTGAAG CGgaggaaaattcaagtgaagAGCCTTCAGAATTCGAAAAGGCCTTGGAAAAGCAGAAGAAATACATTTGTCCGGAGCACGATGAAGTTTTGAAAGTGTACTGTCACACTGATAATTGTCTTATTTGCCTAGTCTGTCAG GCATATGGCGAACATACCGATCATAAATGTGAGCTTGTTGTCAACATGGCCACCGGAGCACGAGAGGAACTTTTCAGCGAAACTAAAAAGTTAGAGGATCATTTCGAGTTGATCAAGAAGTCTAGAAGGAAACTAAAGGATAAGAAAGACTCCATTTTGCAAACTCAACTTTACCTACGTGACAGAGTTGCGAAACACATGGCTTTGCTAAGAACATGCTTGAATAGCGGAGAGAGAGCGCTGAAGAGTGAGATTGATGACAAAACTAACGAGAAGATAGCACCCATGGACGCTCAGGATAG AGTCATGGCAAATGTTGAAGAGAAGTGTGATTTGGCTTACTCTTTGATCGAGAAGTGCAAAAAGAATGACACTGCTTTGGTCGAGGAGAAGCCTAACATTTTTAAACTTATTGAAGAGGTGTCGTCTTTCATTCAGAAATGTGAACTGGAATCCGTGGAAACAGACAGTCTGACATGTTACTTCGAGTATAAACTCTTTGATATGCTTAAAACACAGATTGGTGGAGTGAGGGTGTTGAAGCCAGGCAAAAAAG AGGGCTCTATCTACGGCTTCAACGAGCATGAGATGTTGGAGGAAGGGAAAACCAAAGATGCAGAGGTTCAGACCGACGCCGACGATCACCAGGAAAGAACAGATCATGCACATTCTGAAATTTCCCCGCAAGGACTAGATGTAGCCGTTGACTTTGGCGCGGTGGGAGGCAAGACTTCATTGCTTATGGATCCTGACCTACCGATATCAACAGATTCCCAAAGCTCTAGTGACGTTATAACTGGATTACTGGATGGGATACTTGAAAAAGTTGACAGGCTCGCAG ttgcgGATGGTGATGATGACATTGCTGGTGATAAACAAGAGATCGAGACTGACGATTAA
- the LOC131789743 gene encoding uncharacterized protein isoform X2: MFGSSQNTTFGTGANRPSIFGSSQNTTFGTGANRPSMFGSSQNTTFGTGANRPSMFGSSQNTTFGTGANRPSMFGSSQNTTFGTGATFSSGLSSGSTSNLFGGFGSTAAPGLFGQESTTQEKSSNSGTDVKFIVVKGTDSIIENGITINMSVGYQCITFMSTYNRKSLEELRIEDYYNTGRACIPAEAEENSSEEPSEFEKALEKQKKYICPEHDEVLKVYCHTDNCLICLVCQAYGEHTDHKCELVVNMATGAREELFSETKKLEDHFELIKKSRRKLKDKKDSILQTQLYLRDRVAKHMALLRTCLNSGERALKSEIDDKTNEKIAPMDAQDRVMANVEEKCDLAYSLIEKCKKNDTALVEEKPNIFKLIEEVSSFIQKCELESVETDSLTCYFEYKLFDMLKTQIGGVRVLKPGKKEGSIYGFNEHEMLEEGKTKDAEVQTDADDHQERTDHAHSEISPQGLDVAVDFGAVGGKTSLLMDPDLPISTDSQSSSDVITGLLDGILEKVDRLAVADGDDDIAGDKQEIETDD; the protein is encoded by the exons ATGTTTGGATCTTCGCAAAATACAACCTTTGGCACAGGAGCAA ATCGTCCGAGCATATTTGGATCTTCGCAAAATACAACCTTTGGCACAGGAGCAA ATCGTCCGAGCATGTTTGGATCTTCGCAAAATACAACCTTTGGCACAGGAGCAA ATCGTCCGAGCATGTTTGGATCTTCGCAAAATACAACCTTTGGCACAGGAGCAA ATCGTCCGAGCATGTTTGGATCTTCGCAAAATACAACCTTTGGCACAGGAGCAA CTTTTTCAAGTGGCTTGTCCTCCGGAAGTACATCCAACTTGTTTGGAGGGTTTGGAAGTACAGCTGCTCCAGGTCTTTTTGGACAAGAATCAACTACTCAGG AAAAATCAAGTAACAGTGGGACAGATGTTAAGTTCATT GTTGTCAAAGGCACTGACTCTATCATTGAGAATGGCATAACCATCAACATGAGTGTCGGATATCAATGTATCACTTTTATGTCAACTTATAATAGGAAGAGCTTAGAG GAGCTCAGAATAGAAGATTACTATAACACAGGGCGCGCATGTATACCAGCTGAAG CGgaggaaaattcaagtgaagAGCCTTCAGAATTCGAAAAGGCCTTGGAAAAGCAGAAGAAATACATTTGTCCGGAGCACGATGAAGTTTTGAAAGTGTACTGTCACACTGATAATTGTCTTATTTGCCTAGTCTGTCAG GCATATGGCGAACATACCGATCATAAATGTGAGCTTGTTGTCAACATGGCCACCGGAGCACGAGAGGAACTTTTCAGCGAAACTAAAAAGTTAGAGGATCATTTCGAGTTGATCAAGAAGTCTAGAAGGAAACTAAAGGATAAGAAAGACTCCATTTTGCAAACTCAACTTTACCTACGTGACAGAGTTGCGAAACACATGGCTTTGCTAAGAACATGCTTGAATAGCGGAGAGAGAGCGCTGAAGAGTGAGATTGATGACAAAACTAACGAGAAGATAGCACCCATGGACGCTCAGGATAG AGTCATGGCAAATGTTGAAGAGAAGTGTGATTTGGCTTACTCTTTGATCGAGAAGTGCAAAAAGAATGACACTGCTTTGGTCGAGGAGAAGCCTAACATTTTTAAACTTATTGAAGAGGTGTCGTCTTTCATTCAGAAATGTGAACTGGAATCCGTGGAAACAGACAGTCTGACATGTTACTTCGAGTATAAACTCTTTGATATGCTTAAAACACAGATTGGTGGAGTGAGGGTGTTGAAGCCAGGCAAAAAAG AGGGCTCTATCTACGGCTTCAACGAGCATGAGATGTTGGAGGAAGGGAAAACCAAAGATGCAGAGGTTCAGACCGACGCCGACGATCACCAGGAAAGAACAGATCATGCACATTCTGAAATTTCCCCGCAAGGACTAGATGTAGCCGTTGACTTTGGCGCGGTGGGAGGCAAGACTTCATTGCTTATGGATCCTGACCTACCGATATCAACAGATTCCCAAAGCTCTAGTGACGTTATAACTGGATTACTGGATGGGATACTTGAAAAAGTTGACAGGCTCGCAG ttgcgGATGGTGATGATGACATTGCTGGTGATAAACAAGAGATCGAGACTGACGATTAA
- the LOC131789743 gene encoding uncharacterized protein isoform X4: MFGSSQNTTFGTGANRPSMFGSSQNTTFGTGANRPSIFGSSQNTTFGTGANRPSMFGSSQNTTFGTGANRPSMFGSSQNTTFGTGATFSSGLSSGSTSNLFGGFGSTAAPGLFGQESTTQEKSSNSGTDVKFIVVKGTDSIIENGITINMSVGYQCITFMSTYNRKSLEELRIEDYYNTGRACIPAEAEENSSEEPSEFEKALEKQKKYICPEHDEVLKVYCHTDNCLICLVCQAYGEHTDHKCELVVNMATGAREELFSETKKLEDHFELIKKSRRKLKDKKDSILQTQLYLRDRVAKHMALLRTCLNSGERALKSEIDDKTNEKIAPMDAQDRVMANVEEKCDLAYSLIEKCKKNDTALVEEKPNIFKLIEEVSSFIQKCELESVETDSLTCYFEYKLFDMLKTQIGGVRVLKPGKKEGSIYGFNEHEMLEEGKTKDAEVQTDADDHQERTDHAHSEISPQGLDVAVDFGAVGGKTSLLMDPDLPISTDSQSSSDVITGLLDGILEKVDRLAVADGDDDIAGDKQEIETDD; this comes from the exons ATGTTTGGATCTTCGCAAAATACAACCTTTGGCACAGGAGCAA ATCGTCCGAGCATGTTTGGATCTTCGCAAAATACAACCTTTGGCACAGGAGCAA ATCGTCCGAGCATATTTGGATCTTCGCAAAATACAACCTTTGGCACAGGAGCAA ATCGTCCGAGCATGTTTGGATCTTCGCAAAATACAACCTTTGGCACAGGAGCAA ATCGTCCGAGCATGTTTGGATCTTCGCAAAATACAACCTTTGGCACAGGAGCAA CTTTTTCAAGTGGCTTGTCCTCCGGAAGTACATCCAACTTGTTTGGAGGGTTTGGAAGTACAGCTGCTCCAGGTCTTTTTGGACAAGAATCAACTACTCAGG AAAAATCAAGTAACAGTGGGACAGATGTTAAGTTCATT GTTGTCAAAGGCACTGACTCTATCATTGAGAATGGCATAACCATCAACATGAGTGTCGGATATCAATGTATCACTTTTATGTCAACTTATAATAGGAAGAGCTTAGAG GAGCTCAGAATAGAAGATTACTATAACACAGGGCGCGCATGTATACCAGCTGAAG CGgaggaaaattcaagtgaagAGCCTTCAGAATTCGAAAAGGCCTTGGAAAAGCAGAAGAAATACATTTGTCCGGAGCACGATGAAGTTTTGAAAGTGTACTGTCACACTGATAATTGTCTTATTTGCCTAGTCTGTCAG GCATATGGCGAACATACCGATCATAAATGTGAGCTTGTTGTCAACATGGCCACCGGAGCACGAGAGGAACTTTTCAGCGAAACTAAAAAGTTAGAGGATCATTTCGAGTTGATCAAGAAGTCTAGAAGGAAACTAAAGGATAAGAAAGACTCCATTTTGCAAACTCAACTTTACCTACGTGACAGAGTTGCGAAACACATGGCTTTGCTAAGAACATGCTTGAATAGCGGAGAGAGAGCGCTGAAGAGTGAGATTGATGACAAAACTAACGAGAAGATAGCACCCATGGACGCTCAGGATAG AGTCATGGCAAATGTTGAAGAGAAGTGTGATTTGGCTTACTCTTTGATCGAGAAGTGCAAAAAGAATGACACTGCTTTGGTCGAGGAGAAGCCTAACATTTTTAAACTTATTGAAGAGGTGTCGTCTTTCATTCAGAAATGTGAACTGGAATCCGTGGAAACAGACAGTCTGACATGTTACTTCGAGTATAAACTCTTTGATATGCTTAAAACACAGATTGGTGGAGTGAGGGTGTTGAAGCCAGGCAAAAAAG AGGGCTCTATCTACGGCTTCAACGAGCATGAGATGTTGGAGGAAGGGAAAACCAAAGATGCAGAGGTTCAGACCGACGCCGACGATCACCAGGAAAGAACAGATCATGCACATTCTGAAATTTCCCCGCAAGGACTAGATGTAGCCGTTGACTTTGGCGCGGTGGGAGGCAAGACTTCATTGCTTATGGATCCTGACCTACCGATATCAACAGATTCCCAAAGCTCTAGTGACGTTATAACTGGATTACTGGATGGGATACTTGAAAAAGTTGACAGGCTCGCAG ttgcgGATGGTGATGATGACATTGCTGGTGATAAACAAGAGATCGAGACTGACGATTAA